The following DNA comes from Enterocloster bolteae.
TAAAAAGATGCAGAAGCGTATTGCTCATGATGAGGCATTATTTTTTGAAGATCTGCTGAAACAGGAAATCAATGAAGACCGTGAAGCACACGGGAAACGTCCGCTGAAAGAAAAAGAGGATGACAACAATACACCATCCGGTGGAGCCGGCGGCAAAGAAGAAAAGACAGTGAAAGCAAGCACTTCTGATCCGGAAAGCGGATGGTTTCGCAAAGGAGAACATAAACATGTATTTGCTTATGCAGTACAGACCGCATGTGATAAGAATGGATGGATTCTCAGCTATAGCGTTCATCCCGGGAACAATCATGACAGCAGAACCTTCAAGTCTTTATATGACAAGATAAAAGGGATCGGAATAGAGACCCTGATAGCCGATGCAGGATATAAAACTCCCGGTATAGCAAAACTTTTGATCGATCAAGGAGTCAAACCGCTCCTACCATACAAACGCCCCCTGACAAAAGAGGGTTTCTTCAAGAAATACGAGTACGTTTATGATGAGTATTACGACTGCTATATCTGTCCCAACAATCAGGTGCTGACCTATCGAACAACCAACCGTGAGGGATATCGCGAGTACAAAAGCTGTGGAAGTGCCTGTGCAAGCTGTGCCTATCTTGCAAAATGTACCCAAAGCAAAGATCATGTAAAGACGGTTATGCGCCACATATGGGAACCTTACATGGAGATGTGTGAGGAGATCCGCCAAACCCTGGGTATGAAAGAATTATATTCACAAAGGAAAGAAACCATAGAACGAATCTTTGGAAGTGCAAAGGAGAATCATGGTTTTCGATATACACAGATGTTTGGAAAAGCCCGAATGGAAATGAAAGTCGGGCTTACATTTGCCTGCATGAATCTGAAAAAGCTGGCCAGGATGAAAGCGAAATGGGGAGCAGCCCATTTCACAAACTTTATTTTGAACGCAATTTGGTTAATAAAAGAAAACTGGCTTTGGGATACAAAGCCCAAAACCAGTTTGTCTACAGTCTGAGAAGGCGGCATGAAGCCGCCTTCCTGGTTTCATCTGATCATCCGCTGAACTGCCTTTATTTTGAATTCCTGTCATCCTTCATGCCGTGCAGCGCTCTCCAGATATGCTCCGGGTCCAGAGGCAGCTCTGTGAAGTACACGCCGGTTGCCATGTTGACCGCATTGGCAATGGCAGGCGCCACAGGTGCTGCGGAGCCCTCGCCAGCTTCCTTTGCGCCCAGAGGTCCTTCCTCGTCCGGTGTAAAGTCGTAAAAGGTGCGCATCTTCGGCATATCAAGGGCAGTGGGCAGCCGGTAATCGCGGAAGTTGGGATTGAGAATCTTTCCTTCCCTGGTTACATTGTGCTCATAGACAGCATAGCCCAGGCCCATGCCGATGGATCCCTCCAGCTGGCCTTCCACGGCCCTCTTATTCAGTGCGCGGCCGCAGTCATGGGCAAATACAAATTCATCAATATCCAGGACGCCGGTCTCCTCGTCCACAGTCAGATGGGCTGCTCCGGTGGAGAAGCTGTATGCAGGCGCGTAGTTGGTGGTATTGTTGCCGTTATACTGTGAATTGTCGGTACGGTGGTAATAGGATCCCACGCCAATCAGTTCATCGCCGCCCTTGACCGTCATATACTTGAACATGGCGTCTCCAATGGACATCTGATACTCTGCCTTCTCCTTGCTGATTACCTTTCCGTCCAGACACTCTAATGTCTCCGGCATCACCCCCCACATAGGCGCAATGACCTCAAACAGCTGGCGTTTTGCATCCACGGCAGCGCGGCGGGCCGCATTGCCGGCCAGGAAGGTAACACGGCTGCCGTAAGAGCCGGAGTCCCAGGGCGTCAGGAAGGTGTCGGACATAAAGGTCTTGACCATATCCATGGGAAGCCCCAGTTCCTCGGCCACAATGGCCGTCATAACCGTATCGGAACCCTGTCCTATGTCGTGGGAGCCGATGTACAGGGTGGCCATGCCCCGCTTGTTCATGCGCAGGGTCACGCACGCAGAGCTCTGGTTGGGCGCTTCCAGCACCGCGAATCCGGTGCCCGATACAAAGCCGGTGCCCGCAAAACCAATGCCCTCTCCCTTTTTCAGCTTATCCTTCTTCTCATACCAGCCAATTTCCTTTGCAGCCGTATCCAGTGTCTCCTTGTATGCGCAGCTGGTGATTGCCAGTCCGGCCGGAGCCACGTATCCGGGGTCTGCCGCGCTTATCTTGCGGAACTCAACCGGGTCAATGCCCATCTGGTCAGCCGCGAACTGCATGTTCAGGTCATGGGCAAAATGCACCTGGCATGCCGTATATCCTCTCATGGCTCCTGCAGAAGGGTTATTGGTATACACACGCCTTGCCAGGAAATCCACGGAATTCATCTTGTAAGGGAAGTTGGCCCACAATGTGGACTGGGCGCAGGCCGCAACACCGGACCCGCCGTAAGGCCCGCCGTCCAGCACATGGTAGCATTTCTTTGCCAGCAGCTTACCGTCTGTCCCAAAGGCAGTGTCAATATGCATGTAAATGGGGTGGCGGTTGCGCGTGGTCTGGAATACTTCTTCGCGGGACAGAATCATGCGTACCGGGCGTCCGGTCATCTCCGCCATCTTGGCAGCGCAAAGGCCAAAGGAATAGGAATCCAGCTTGCCGCCGAAACCGCCGCCCACAAGAGGCTTGATTACCCGCACCTGGTTCTCTCCAACGCCAAGGCAGCGGGCATACCAGAACTGGTCCACAAAGGACATCTGGGTGGACATCCAGATGGTGTAGGTCCCATTCCTGTAGGTAGCCACCGCACCGTGGGGCTCCATGGCCGCATGTACCATACGGTGGGTCTTGTAATCCCTGTGCTGCACATAGGATGCGCGGTCAAATTCCTCATCAATATCCGTGCCCGCCTTCATCACGGACTGCATGCCGATATTGTGTATGCCTTTGCCCTCCCAGTTTACCTCGGGGGCATTCTCCTCCATTGCCTCAAAGGGGTCAAACACCCCCGGAAGCACCTGGTACTCTACCTTAATCAGATCCGCGGCCCGCTGGGCGGTTTCCTCATCCACGGCTGCCACGGCTGCCACATCGTCACCAACCTGGCGCACCTTCTCAGAACACAATACTTCCTTGTCCGCGAACTCAGCTGCAAATTCTCCATTTCCCACCAGGGACTTCCACTCAAAGTCCCTGGCAGTGAGGATGCACTTTACACCTGGAAGCTTCTCTGCCTCGCTGGTGTCAATGGACAGGATTTTTGCAGATGCATAAGGGCTTCTGACCATTTTTCCGGTAAGCATATCCGGAAACATGATGTCACCCACATACTGGCCGTGTCCTGTTACCTTGTCTTCAGCGTCAATCCTGACATAATTGTTCTCGCCGGTCAGACGGTAAAATTCCGGTTTTTTAAAATAATGTTTGTCACAGTCTTTATGCATTCTTTGCTTCCTCCTCCCAGTTCATCTGCGCAGCGGCTGCCTGGATTGCCTCCACAATCTTTGCATAACCGGTGCAGCGGCACAGATTGCCCTCAATGGCTTCCCGGATTTCCAGTTCCGTAGGATGTTTATTCACATCCAGAAGA
Coding sequences within:
- a CDS encoding IS1182-like element ISClbo1 family transposase codes for the protein MLMMTQNADKKREQIQLFCMDDMVPQDHLLRIIDKAIDWSFIYELVEDKYSQDNGRPSMDPVMLIKIPFIQYLYGIKSMRQTVKEIEVNVAYRWFLGLDMLDKVPHFSTFGKNYTRRFKDTDLFEQIFAHILSECYKFKLVDPNEVFVDATHVKARANNKKMQKRIAHDEALFFEDLLKQEINEDREAHGKRPLKEKEDDNNTPSGGAGGKEEKTVKASTSDPESGWFRKGEHKHVFAYAVQTACDKNGWILSYSVHPGNNHDSRTFKSLYDKIKGIGIETLIADAGYKTPGIAKLLIDQGVKPLLPYKRPLTKEGFFKKYEYVYDEYYDCYICPNNQVLTYRTTNREGYREYKSCGSACASCAYLAKCTQSKDHVKTVMRHIWEPYMEMCEEIRQTLGMKELYSQRKETIERIFGSAKENHGFRYTQMFGKARMEMKVGLTFACMNLKKLARMKAKWGAAHFTNFILNAIWLIKENWLWDTKPKTSLSTV
- a CDS encoding xanthine dehydrogenase family protein molybdopterin-binding subunit; the encoded protein is MHKDCDKHYFKKPEFYRLTGENNYVRIDAEDKVTGHGQYVGDIMFPDMLTGKMVRSPYASAKILSIDTSEAEKLPGVKCILTARDFEWKSLVGNGEFAAEFADKEVLCSEKVRQVGDDVAAVAAVDEETAQRAADLIKVEYQVLPGVFDPFEAMEENAPEVNWEGKGIHNIGMQSVMKAGTDIDEEFDRASYVQHRDYKTHRMVHAAMEPHGAVATYRNGTYTIWMSTQMSFVDQFWYARCLGVGENQVRVIKPLVGGGFGGKLDSYSFGLCAAKMAEMTGRPVRMILSREEVFQTTRNRHPIYMHIDTAFGTDGKLLAKKCYHVLDGGPYGGSGVAACAQSTLWANFPYKMNSVDFLARRVYTNNPSAGAMRGYTACQVHFAHDLNMQFAADQMGIDPVEFRKISAADPGYVAPAGLAITSCAYKETLDTAAKEIGWYEKKDKLKKGEGIGFAGTGFVSGTGFAVLEAPNQSSACVTLRMNKRGMATLYIGSHDIGQGSDTVMTAIVAEELGLPMDMVKTFMSDTFLTPWDSGSYGSRVTFLAGNAARRAAVDAKRQLFEVIAPMWGVMPETLECLDGKVISKEKAEYQMSIGDAMFKYMTVKGGDELIGVGSYYHRTDNSQYNGNNTTNYAPAYSFSTGAAHLTVDEETGVLDIDEFVFAHDCGRALNKRAVEGQLEGSIGMGLGYAVYEHNVTREGKILNPNFRDYRLPTALDMPKMRTFYDFTPDEEGPLGAKEAGEGSAAPVAPAIANAVNMATGVYFTELPLDPEHIWRALHGMKDDRNSK